One stretch of Hevea brasiliensis isolate MT/VB/25A 57/8 chromosome 12, ASM3005281v1, whole genome shotgun sequence DNA includes these proteins:
- the LOC110641983 gene encoding uncharacterized protein LOC110641983 isoform X1 has translation MMMWDDWGDCHQDQDQDSDSHLNFDFLSLVSKPKDYYKILEVDYDASDDAIRSNYIRLALKWHPDKQKNQDSATSIFQEINEAYHVLSDPVRRREYDKKEMLYVHDYNIIDYLNRYKGLILTCNGLGIRNSIW, from the exons ATGATGATGTGGGACGATTGGGGCGATTGCCACCAGGACCAAGACCAAGACTCAGACTCGCACCTTAATTTCGATTTCCTTTCCCTTGTATCCAAGCCCAAG GATTACTATAAAATACTGGAGGTGGACTATGATGCCAGCGACGACGCAATTCGCTCCAATTACATACGCCTCGCTCTG AAATGGCATCCGGATAAGCAAAAAAACCAGGATAGTGCGACTTCGATATTTCAAGAGATAAATGAGGCTTACCACG TTTTGAGTGATCCTGTCAGGAGGAGAGAATATGACAAGAAAGAGATGCTTTATGTCCATGATTATAACATAATC GATTATCTTAATCGCTACAAGGGCCTTATATTAACATGTAATGGTCTTGGGATTAGAAATTCAATCTGGTAA
- the LOC110641983 gene encoding dnaJ-related protein SCJ1 isoform X2, which translates to MMMWDDWGDCHQDQDQDSDSHLNFDFLSLVSKPKDYYKILEVDYDASDDAIRSNYIRLALKWHPDKQKNQDSATSIFQEINEAYHDVIHLWGLLVSHQFSCLHSTGDVVQKVFLEE; encoded by the exons ATGATGATGTGGGACGATTGGGGCGATTGCCACCAGGACCAAGACCAAGACTCAGACTCGCACCTTAATTTCGATTTCCTTTCCCTTGTATCCAAGCCCAAG GATTACTATAAAATACTGGAGGTGGACTATGATGCCAGCGACGACGCAATTCGCTCCAATTACATACGCCTCGCTCTG AAATGGCATCCGGATAAGCAAAAAAACCAGGATAGTGCGACTTCGATATTTCAAGAGATAAATGAGGCTTACCACG ATGTTATCCATTTATGGGGTTTGTTGGTGTCACACCAATTTTCATGCTTGCATTCTACTGGTGATGTGGTCCAAAAAGTATTCTTAGAGGAATGA
- the LOC110641981 gene encoding 14-3-3-like protein GF14 kappa: protein MATASVPDNLSRYQYVYLAKLAEQAERYEEMVQFMQKLVLGSTPSGELTVEERNLLSVAYKNVIGSLRAAWRIVSSIEQKEEGRKNEEHVVLVKDYRSKVESELSDVCASILRLLDSNLIPSATASESKVFYLKMKGDYHRYLAEFKVGDERKSAAEDTMLAYKAAQDIALADLAPTHPIRLGLALNFSVFYYEILNQSDKACSMAKQAFEEAIAELDTLGEESYKDSTLIMQLLRDNLTLWTSDVQDQLDEP from the exons ATGGCAACGGCCTCCGTCCCGGACAATCTCTCCAGATACCAGTATGTCTACCTGGCCAAGCTCGCCGAGCAAGCTGAGCGCTACGAGGAGATGGTCCAGTTCATGCAAAAGCTCGTCCTTGGCTCTACTCCCTCCGGCGAGCTCACTGTGGAGGAGCGTAACCTTCTCTCCGTAGCTTACAAGAACGTCATCGGCTCACTCCGGGCGGCTTGGCGGATTGTGTCGTCGATCGAGCAGAAAGAGGAAGGGAGGAAGAATGAGGAGCATGTTGTCCTTGTCAAGGACTATAGATCCAAAGTGGAGAGTGAATTATCGGACGTTTGCGCGAGTATACTGAGGTTGTTGGACTCGAATCTAATACCTTCGGCCACTGCTAGTGAATCGAAGGTTTTTTATTTGAAGATGAAGGGGGATTACCACAGGTACTTGGCTGAGTTTAAGGTTGGTGATGAGAGAAAATCTGCTGCTGAGGATACTATGCTAGCTTATAAGGCTGCTCAG GATATAGCGCTCGCGGATCTTGCACCAACACATCCGATAAGGTTGGGGTTGGCACTCAATTTCTCTGTGTTCTACTACGAGATTCTCAACCAGTCTGATAAAGCTTGCAGCATGGCTAAACAG GCATTTGAGGAAGCCATTGCTGAGCTAGACACTTTGGGAGAGGAATCATACAAGGATAGCACTCTAATCATGCAACTCCTTAGGGATAACCTTACTCTTTGGACTTCAGATGTCCag GACCAGTTAGATGAGCCATAG